One Bacteriovorax sp. Seq25_V DNA window includes the following coding sequences:
- the rpmG gene encoding 50S ribosomal protein L33 yields MAKGPRVVITLECTEARKIGKTPSRYTTTKNKKTNPERLEIKKYNPFLRKHTIHKEIK; encoded by the coding sequence GTGGCTAAAGGACCAAGAGTTGTAATCACGTTAGAGTGTACAGAAGCTAGAAAAATTGGGAAAACACCATCTCGTTACACTACGACTAAGAACAAAAAAACAAACCCTGAAAGACTTGAAATTAAGAAGTACAACCCATTCTTAAGAAAACATACAATTCACAAAGAAATTAAGTAA
- a CDS encoding HD domain-containing phosphohydrolase, whose protein sequence is MALNILIVDPDDEWLQSASSFFKEQFYTVKVVNNGKDAQLALYNEKYFAVLLNYSVKNHAGGQVLKFIRTNHPSQKVILIFENEDLCGGQEGIDKFKKMGASEIAIKPFEMSHLSVLLEGHQSLGDMMTSLPKKEGVSAEVEVTTQDEEFTSIRIDEFYSSQAVLFDVYVKLASGRYVKILHAGDTFSKERIDKYKNEKGVEFLYFHKKDRRKYIQFNNFIAKKLINTKNVGGNTRFNQLKNVADKYIEEVHTQGMKPQVIDQGKEIVSNIYSFVEKQADLHKILKDFEAFDPKAYEHSFMVSVFATAIIKQFEWQSQITIESTALACLFHDIGKMKLPKEIYDLRPVEMDDAQMEIYKKHPEYGVEMVDNNRMITNSVKQIILQHHEAYNGTGFPYGIKSSKILTLANIVCCADDFVHIMIDEDLPPPQALKKMLMDREQVARYNSMIVENFIKVFVDPAKILNSDTKKVS, encoded by the coding sequence TTGGCTTTAAATATACTAATTGTTGACCCTGATGATGAATGGCTACAATCAGCCTCATCATTCTTTAAAGAGCAGTTTTATACTGTTAAGGTCGTCAATAATGGTAAGGATGCCCAGTTGGCATTGTACAATGAGAAGTACTTTGCTGTTCTCCTAAATTATTCTGTAAAGAATCATGCTGGTGGGCAAGTTTTAAAGTTTATTCGAACAAATCATCCTTCACAGAAAGTCATACTTATTTTTGAAAATGAAGACCTCTGCGGTGGCCAAGAGGGGATTGATAAATTTAAAAAGATGGGGGCAAGTGAAATTGCCATTAAGCCATTTGAAATGAGTCATCTTTCAGTTTTGCTTGAGGGGCATCAGTCTCTTGGAGATATGATGACATCACTTCCTAAGAAGGAAGGTGTTTCAGCTGAAGTTGAAGTGACAACTCAGGATGAGGAATTCACCTCTATTAGAATCGATGAGTTCTATTCTTCGCAAGCAGTTCTTTTTGATGTTTATGTAAAACTTGCAAGTGGACGTTATGTTAAAATTCTTCATGCTGGCGATACATTTTCAAAAGAAAGAATTGATAAGTATAAAAATGAAAAGGGCGTAGAGTTTCTATATTTCCACAAGAAAGATAGAAGAAAGTATATTCAGTTTAATAATTTTATCGCGAAAAAGTTGATTAATACAAAGAATGTAGGTGGTAATACTAGATTTAATCAGCTTAAGAATGTTGCAGATAAGTATATTGAAGAAGTTCATACGCAAGGGATGAAGCCACAGGTCATCGATCAAGGTAAAGAGATTGTAAGTAATATCTATTCTTTTGTTGAAAAACAAGCCGATCTCCATAAGATCTTAAAAGACTTTGAAGCATTTGATCCTAAAGCATACGAGCATAGTTTTATGGTTTCGGTATTTGCTACTGCGATCATTAAGCAGTTTGAGTGGCAATCTCAGATAACGATCGAATCAACAGCTTTAGCATGCCTATTTCACGATATTGGTAAGATGAAACTTCCAAAAGAAATTTATGACCTAAGGCCAGTTGAAATGGATGATGCTCAAATGGAGATCTATAAGAAGCATCCAGAATATGGCGTTGAGATGGTTGATAATAATCGAATGATTACCAATTCGGTAAAGCAGATAATATTGCAACATCACGAAGCTTATAATGGAACAGGTTTTCCGTATGGAATTAAATCGAGTAAGATTCTAACTCTTGCGAATATTGTATGTTGCGCAGATGACTTTGTTCACATTATGATCGATGAGGATTTACCTCCACCGCAAGCGCTCAAAAAGATGCTAATGGATCGAGAGCAAGTTGCCCGTTACAATTCAATGATTGTAGAAAATTTTATTAAAGTTTTTGTAGATCCCGCAAAAATTCTAAATAGTGATACAAAAAAAGTGTCTTAA